Proteins from a single region of Flaviflexus salsibiostraticola:
- the rimM gene encoding ribosome maturation factor RimM (Essential for efficient processing of 16S rRNA) → MQLRVAVVGQPHGLRGEVRLDVRTDSPEQRLAVGSVLETDPAEAGPLTITKARVYKDSWFVAFDGVTDRTAVERLRGVALVIETDEEEDRESDSWYEHELVGLEALDPDGYTLGTVTGLEPMPAQDLLVVEEPDGRVTRVPFVKEIVVEVDIDDSCVVIDAPPGLFSEDEIVVADGSDDSDDSDEPDESGRDA, encoded by the coding sequence GTGCAATTACGGGTAGCGGTGGTCGGCCAGCCTCATGGCCTGCGGGGCGAGGTTCGCCTTGACGTTCGGACAGATTCTCCCGAGCAGCGGCTCGCCGTCGGGTCGGTGCTTGAAACCGATCCTGCCGAGGCGGGGCCGCTCACGATCACGAAGGCGAGAGTCTATAAGGACTCCTGGTTCGTCGCGTTCGACGGCGTCACAGACCGGACGGCCGTGGAGCGCCTGCGCGGCGTCGCCCTCGTCATCGAGACCGACGAGGAGGAGGACCGCGAGTCCGACTCCTGGTACGAGCATGAGCTCGTCGGCCTCGAGGCACTCGATCCCGACGGCTACACGCTGGGAACCGTGACCGGGCTGGAGCCGATGCCGGCCCAGGACCTCCTCGTTGTCGAGGAGCCCGATGGCCGAGTCACCCGCGTGCCCTTCGTCAAAGAGATCGTCGTCGAGGTCGACATCGACGACAGCTGCGTCGTCATCGATGCGCCTCCGGGACTGTTCTCCGAGGATGAGATCGTCGTCGCCGATGGCAGTGACGACTCGGACGATTCCGACGAGCCCGACGAGTCCGGCCGGGACGCCTGA
- a CDS encoding RNA-binding protein has product MLADVLEHLVRGIVDNPDDVRVDSKRGRRGETLEVRVHPDDLGRVIGRSGRTARALRSVMSALVARGSVRVDVVETDQA; this is encoded by the coding sequence ATGCTGGCCGATGTTCTCGAGCACCTCGTGCGCGGCATCGTCGATAACCCCGACGATGTTCGTGTCGATTCGAAGCGCGGCAGGCGCGGAGAGACACTCGAGGTCCGAGTCCATCCGGACGACCTCGGCCGCGTCATCGGACGCTCCGGCAGGACGGCACGCGCGCTGCGCTCCGTCATGTCAGCTCTCGTCGCCCGCGGCTCAGTCCGGGTCGACGTCGTCGAGACTGACCAGGCATAG
- the rpsP gene encoding 30S ribosomal protein S16, translating to MAVKIRLKRMGKTHAPVYRVVVVDSRKKRDGRVIEEIGKYNPLMEPSLIEIDSERAQYWLSVGAQPSDAVRRQLHITGDWAKFRGKGNTEGALEVKEISDDEKTKARDEAIAKIQDEAEKQRAKKAEARVAAQAEAEAAAEESAEAEAPAEDA from the coding sequence GTGGCAGTTAAGATTCGTTTGAAGCGCATGGGCAAGACCCATGCGCCGGTTTACCGTGTTGTCGTCGTCGATTCGCGCAAGAAGCGTGACGGCCGCGTCATCGAGGAGATCGGCAAGTACAACCCGCTCATGGAGCCCTCGCTCATCGAGATCGACTCCGAGCGCGCACAGTACTGGCTCTCGGTCGGCGCACAGCCGTCCGACGCCGTCCGTCGCCAGCTCCACATCACCGGCGATTGGGCCAAATTCCGCGGCAAGGGCAACACCGAAGGTGCTCTCGAGGTCAAGGAGATCTCCGACGACGAGAAGACCAAGGCTCGCGACGAGGCTATCGCCAAGATCCAGGACGAGGCCGAGAAGCAGCGCGCCAAGAAGGCCGAGGCCAGGGTTGCCGCCCAGGCCGAAGCAGAGGCAGCAGCCGAGGAGTCGGCCGAGGCAGAAGCACCGGCTGAGGACGCTTGA
- a CDS encoding amidohydrolase family protein, translated as MIHLTGTVLHGDGVASDAWIDGGTITYTRPVGADRAHTIRGVAMPGLVDVHCHIGLGADIVVERSEALAQAATVLATGVTLVRDLGVPADMTWIDAESNVPHIIHCGTHIARQKRYIRGVSRDIEPAELPDVIVEEARRGNGWVKLVGDWIERSKGADADLEPLWPREILIDAVQAAHEAGAKVAVHTFATETIDDLLEAGVDDIEHGTGMTPDQMQEVAARGILVTPTANQVATFAAIAEQAGAKYPVYARRMMGMYENRVEHMAAMADAGISLLMGSDSGSTLSHGTFPSELQACVDAGIPASAVIAAASWEGRRRLGFSALEEGSAADVVVYSDDPRSDMSVLDSPLAIIRDGRLVSEATD; from the coding sequence ATGATCCACCTGACCGGCACGGTTCTGCACGGCGACGGAGTAGCATCCGACGCCTGGATCGACGGCGGCACCATCACCTATACGAGGCCCGTGGGCGCGGACCGCGCCCACACCATCCGCGGAGTGGCGATGCCGGGCCTCGTCGATGTCCACTGCCACATTGGCCTCGGGGCCGACATCGTCGTCGAACGGAGTGAGGCCCTCGCCCAGGCGGCGACCGTCCTCGCGACGGGAGTCACCCTCGTGCGGGACCTCGGTGTGCCCGCCGACATGACGTGGATCGACGCGGAGTCGAACGTGCCCCACATCATCCACTGCGGCACCCACATCGCACGGCAGAAGCGCTACATCCGCGGCGTCTCGAGGGACATCGAGCCGGCCGAGCTGCCGGACGTCATCGTCGAGGAGGCGAGGCGCGGCAACGGCTGGGTCAAGCTTGTCGGGGACTGGATCGAACGCTCGAAGGGCGCCGATGCCGACCTCGAGCCGCTCTGGCCGCGCGAGATCCTCATCGACGCCGTCCAGGCCGCCCACGAGGCGGGTGCGAAGGTCGCCGTCCACACGTTCGCGACCGAGACGATCGATGATCTCCTCGAGGCCGGCGTGGACGACATCGAGCACGGGACGGGCATGACCCCGGACCAGATGCAGGAGGTCGCTGCACGCGGCATCCTCGTCACCCCCACGGCGAACCAGGTTGCGACATTCGCAGCGATCGCCGAGCAGGCGGGTGCGAAGTACCCCGTGTACGCAAGGCGAATGATGGGGATGTACGAGAACCGCGTCGAGCACATGGCGGCAATGGCGGATGCCGGAATCAGCCTGCTCATGGGCTCAGATTCTGGCAGCACGCTCTCCCACGGTACGTTCCCGAGCGAGCTGCAGGCCTGCGTCGACGCGGGCATCCCCGCATCGGCGGTCATCGCAGCCGCCTCCTGGGAGGGCAGGCGCAGGCTCGGCTTCAGCGCGCTCGAGGAGGGCAGCGCAGCCGACGTCGTCGTCTACTCGGACGACCCGAGGTCGGACATGAGTGTTCTCGATTCCCCCCTTGCCATCATCCGTGACGGCAGGCTCGTGAGTGAGGCCACGGACTGA
- the ffh gene encoding signal recognition particle protein produces MFTSLSDRITGSFKQLRGKGRLSESDIDVTIREIRRALLEADVALPVVREFTAAVREKAAESLKSQALNPAQQVIKIVNDELVEILGGDTRELHFASHPPTVIMLAGLQGAGKTTLAGKLGKWLRERDNKVLLVASDLQRPNAVNQLQIVGQQAGVDVWAPEPGNGVGDPVHVARSGVEHAKANHYSIVIVDTAGRLGIDEEMMEQARNIRDAVRPNETLFVLDAMIGQDAVQTSIAFRDGVGFTGVVLSKLDGDARGGAALSVRGVTGVPVMFASTGEKLDDFERFHADRMASRILDMGDILTLIEQAQKAYDEKEAEDLAEKMAEGSFTLNDFLAQLQQIRKMGSMKKMLGMMPGMGQFRDQLENFDEREVDRVEAIIRSMTPKERNEPKILDGSRRRRIAAGSGTTVQEVNSLMDRFEQAKKLMQHMSRGGGAPGMGSMPGMGKRSKARQPAASKKRKSATKKGRSGNPAKRAQQEREAAQKAANAPKGSAFGVGKDSGEAPNLDELAKFLR; encoded by the coding sequence GTGTTCACATCACTTTCTGATCGGATAACCGGCTCTTTCAAGCAGCTGCGAGGGAAGGGCCGGCTCTCAGAGTCGGATATCGACGTTACGATCCGCGAGATCCGCCGCGCCCTGCTCGAAGCGGACGTGGCGCTGCCCGTCGTCCGCGAGTTCACGGCCGCGGTCCGAGAGAAGGCAGCCGAGTCGCTCAAGTCGCAGGCGCTGAACCCTGCCCAGCAGGTCATCAAGATCGTCAATGATGAGCTGGTCGAGATCCTCGGCGGCGACACGAGAGAGCTGCACTTCGCCTCGCATCCGCCCACGGTCATCATGCTCGCCGGCCTCCAGGGCGCGGGTAAGACCACCCTCGCCGGCAAGCTCGGGAAGTGGCTGCGCGAACGGGATAACAAGGTCCTCCTCGTCGCCTCCGATCTCCAGCGCCCGAACGCCGTCAACCAGCTCCAGATCGTCGGCCAGCAGGCCGGTGTCGACGTGTGGGCACCCGAGCCGGGCAACGGTGTCGGTGACCCCGTCCACGTCGCCCGCAGCGGTGTCGAGCACGCGAAGGCCAACCACTACAGCATTGTCATCGTCGATACCGCGGGCCGCCTCGGCATCGACGAGGAGATGATGGAGCAGGCCCGGAACATCCGTGACGCCGTCAGGCCGAACGAGACGCTCTTCGTCCTTGACGCGATGATCGGTCAGGACGCCGTCCAGACCTCCATCGCCTTCCGCGACGGTGTCGGCTTCACCGGCGTCGTCCTGTCGAAGCTCGACGGCGACGCGAGGGGCGGTGCCGCCCTGTCGGTCCGCGGCGTGACCGGCGTGCCCGTCATGTTCGCGTCGACCGGCGAGAAGCTCGACGACTTCGAGCGCTTCCATGCCGACCGCATGGCGTCGAGGATCCTCGACATGGGCGACATCCTCACCCTCATCGAGCAGGCGCAGAAGGCCTATGACGAGAAGGAGGCCGAGGACCTCGCCGAGAAGATGGCGGAGGGCTCCTTCACCCTCAACGACTTCCTCGCCCAGCTGCAGCAGATCCGGAAGATGGGATCGATGAAGAAGATGCTCGGCATGATGCCGGGCATGGGCCAGTTCCGCGACCAGCTGGAGAACTTCGATGAGCGTGAGGTCGACCGTGTCGAGGCGATCATCCGCTCGATGACTCCGAAGGAGCGCAACGAGCCGAAGATTCTCGACGGCTCTCGCCGCCGCCGCATCGCCGCCGGCTCCGGGACGACGGTCCAGGAGGTCAATTCCCTCATGGACCGGTTCGAGCAGGCGAAGAAGCTCATGCAGCACATGTCCCGCGGCGGGGGAGCCCCCGGCATGGGATCGATGCCGGGGATGGGCAAGCGGTCGAAGGCGCGTCAGCCCGCCGCGTCGAAGAAGCGCAAGTCGGCCACGAAGAAGGGCCGCTCCGGCAACCCGGCGAAGCGCGCTCAGCAGGAGCGTGAGGCCGCCCAGAAGGCCGCGAACGCACCGAAGGGCTCCGCCTTCGGTGTCGGCAAGGATTCCGGCGAGGCACCGAACCTCGACGAGCTCGCGAAGTTCCTCCGATGA